Proteins from a single region of Engystomops pustulosus chromosome 5, aEngPut4.maternal, whole genome shotgun sequence:
- the FSBP gene encoding fibrinogen silencer-binding protein, whose translation MKARSCNFTVFEKLDLLDLVRPYIGVLEEHTNKHSVIIEKNNCWEIIAEKYNGMSPGRPPRTPQGLRTLYKRLKEHGKQELLQGKSGPGEPTLTEATKRLLDIIPQFGNVVNGSSTNEVKNTRPESISNLLPPPLPEHISAVTVELEHDDDDVKPPPSLLVPPRPEAPSEEADDLEFDHNLERSLSPSLSSVDMNLSMSPPLPRIEECFSQSCPSLRTTWPCNPETLQLVKKEHQIILHNQKQYGLYIKEKRECLKRRQHLEEELLKAKIKVEKFKALRLRRDMPEYSNL comes from the exons ATGAAGGCGAGATCGTGTAACTTCACCGTGTTTGAGAAGCTGGACCTGCTGGACCTGGTGCGACCGTACATTGGCGTACTGGAGGAGCACACCAACAAGCACTCAGTCATCATCGAGAAGAACAACTGCTGGGAGATCATCGCCGAGAAGTACAACGGCATGAGCCCGGGGCGGCCGCCGCGCACCCCACAGGGCCTGCGCACCCTCTACAAGAGGCTCAAGGAGCACGGCAAGCAGGAGCTGCTGCAGGGCAAGAGCGGCCCCGGGGAGCCCACCCTCACCGAGGCCACCAAGAGGCTCCTCGACATCATCCCGCAGTTCGGCAACGTGGTCAACGGCTCCTCAACCAA TGAAGTGAAAAATACGAGGCCAGAATCGATCTCCAACCTCCTGCCACCACCGTTACCGGAGCACATATCGGCCGTCACGGTGGAGCTGGAGCATGACGATGACGACGTGAAACCCCCTCCGTCTTTGCTCGTTCCTCCGCGTCCCGAGGCTCCTTCGGAAGAAGCCGACGATCTGGAGTTCGATCACAATTTGGAGAGATCTCTCTCTCCGTCCCTCTCCTCCGTAGATATGAATTTATCCATGTCACCGCCGCTTCCCAGGATAGAGGAATGCTTCAGTCAGAGCTGCCCGAGCTTGAGGACAACCTGGCCTTGCAACCCAGAGACGTTGCAGCTGGTGAAAAAAGAGCATCAGATCATTTTACACAACCAGAAACAATATGGACTCTATATCAAGGAGAAGAGGGAGTGCTTGAAGAGGAGGCAGCATCTAGAAGAGGAATTGCTCAAAgctaaaattaaagtggaaaagttCAAGGCGTTAAGATTGCGGCGAGACATGCCTGAGTATAGTAACTTGTAG